From Canis lupus familiaris isolate Mischka breed German Shepherd chromosome 32, alternate assembly UU_Cfam_GSD_1.0, whole genome shotgun sequence:
AGCAAATATGGTAGAAGgtgacttttcttctctttttctatttttgccttttgtttcaaTTTCACTTTTCTGACTGCCAAGTGTCTGCCAAGGCTTCACCTTTTACAGGGCGCTCACACAGATAGGTTTTTTAGGGGTAGCTTTCACCATATACCAAAGAAAGAGACTCTAGAGCGGCCTGTGAACCTTTTGCTGGGCACTTGAATTCTGATCTGTTTCTCTTTATTGACGGATGATCTGAGAGAGGTCACTTGAGTCTTCCAGCTAATATTTCCTAAACCTTATTGTCGAGTTAGAAATCGGGTAACGTGATTGCTAATGTCCCTTCTAGATCAAAGACCGATAAGATTTTGTGTAAAGCCATTTTTCTAAAAGTCACATCTACTGTGTTTTTTCCACGGGCCAAGATGGCACACTGCTTAGTCCTCAGACACATCTTAGTCCTCAGACAATTCAGGCTACTGTTGTTGCCTCCATTTTACGGAAACTGGAAAACAGTGAGGATAAGTAGCTTGCCCAAGCTCACAGAGCGAGCAGACATCAGTCCAGGATTCTAACCCAGCCCATCTCCCTGTCAAGGACTAGTTCAAGCTGTCTACCTCGTCGTGGAAATATGAATTATCGTTATGTCACCGCCGAGGGGCTCACGTACgtcttttcccttctttgtctttcaGGAGATACAATATTCATTATTCTGAGGAAGCAAAAGCTGATCTTCCTGCACTGGTACCACCACATCACTGTGCTCCTGTACTCCTGGTACTCCTACAAGGACATGGTAGCCGGGGGTGGTTGGTTCATGACCATGAACTACGGCGTGCACGCCGTGATGTACTCTTACTATGCCTTGCGAGCGGCTGGCTTCCGAGTTTCCCGGAAGTTTGCCATGTTCATCACCTTGTCCCAGATCACTCAGATGCTGATGGGCTGTGTCATTAACTACCTGGTCTTCTACTGGATGCAGCATGACCAGTGTCACTCTCACTTTCAGAACATCTTCTGGTCCTCACTCATGTACCTCAGCTACCTTGTGCTCTTCTGTCACTTCTTCTTTGAGGCCTACATCGGCAAGAGGAGGAAAACAACGAAGGCTGAATAGTGTTGGAACTGAGGAGGAAGCCATAGCTCAGGGTCATCAAGAAAAAcaatagacaaaagaaaatggCACAAGGAATCACATATGGTgcagctaaaacaaaacaaaacacatgagcaGACACAAAACCCAAGGCAGCTTAGGGATAATAAGGTTGACTTAACCCAGTAAGTTTTATGATCCTTTTTGGGTGAGGACTCACTGAGGACACCTCCGTCTCAAAGGACTGCTGCTGGGGAAACCCCATTCCCTCCTTACCTGTCAGCTCTAGGACAGAGGAGAACAAAAGTGaaccagaggcacagagagaaagaactagaAGGTAAACAAAAGCTATTAACACTCTATGGGGAAAACATATGTACTAAGTGTTCTATTTCTCTAAGAATGAAAGAAGTTTGCTTAAGCAACTGTGCGAGCACATACCCACACAATCCTTTCTAATCTTTGTTGACACTAAGCTGGagccaatagaacagatcaaaaTGGAAGAGACACAGGGTGGATATCTAGAACCGTAATGCTTTTGCAAAAATTAAAGCCTTTTTAAGAGAGGTTAGTAGCTGTAGCCCCTCGTGAGAAAAGACGTCTTAATCACCTCTCGTGAAAACGGATGTAAACAATTGTATTTCAGCTAAGAGATGACTGGTGTTTTCTCCCTTCCTAACACAGTCTCGGGCTAGCCAGTTTGCCAGCACCAAACGGGCATGATATTTTTCCAAGGTTCTTTCTGGGAGGATGGAAACAGTGCAGACCAGGTCCTAAAGGGGTGGCTCCAGCTCAGAGCATTCCTGATAATTTCACTGTAATTTCTACTCTGAAATGAGCTGTAAAGAATTTTCCTTGGTTCAGTTGCCCCAGGCTTTTGAACAGAAGAgtaaatacaaaatagaaaagttaaaacTCAACCAAATGATTTGAAAATGGATTCTGTACCACCTGTAAAAAGGACCAGCCCCATAGCGTTCTTGAGCTGGGAAAAGGAGAGTGGGGAAAGAAGGGAGCCAATCAATCCGACAGACACACTATGTATACCCCCTCTCTATTTGTCTTCACATACACACTCATGACTTCCCAAATGAAACCCTGTTGTACAGtccatattttctatatttttgtgaATCTCAAAAAGAAATCTGCAGGGCTCTTCCTGATATTGGGTGAACACTGTGTTTCCGCATCATCTGCATTTGCTCCCCGAGCAATGCAGAGGTGTGTAAAGTGCCCTCTGCTGGTCAAGTGGAGATACTTCAACAAATGCTTCATGGCAAGTTTGGCTGGAACAGTTGACAACAAAGGGCCCCCTATAGACTTATCcttcaaattttaaatgatataaaatactcGTCATATTTTTGGCCAAATCAGAAGATCTTCTTGCTTCAAGTCAgcttcagaaatttttttaaaagggacttCTGCTCTGGAActcaaaatcaatttattaagagccatattctttaaaaaagaaagaaagaaagctagatAATATAATATTATCTGTAATACAGTCCTTTACAAGCCAAATAAATGTGTAAACATTCCTAGTATTTCAAAGAAGCAATTATGTAAAATTGTTCAATGTGATATGCTAGTATTCTAATTGGTTAAGTAGCTTCATGATTAGACAAACTAGATGAAATGATTAGCGGCTACACTGCATAGATTATACATGCATCACCACACATACATGCACGCGGATGTGGGGTACACTCAACTTCAAAGCCCAAATGAATAGGAACACGTTTTCTGgctagcagaaaaagaaaaccgtTGTTtatctttcttgctttatttgaGAGTGTACAgtaaaagggatttttttcagattatttttatattattttagctTTAATTGTGTTGTCATTCATGAAACAGAGCTGCTCCGCTTCTCTGTCAGAGATGACAAGGGCTTTCTCAGCATCTTGtttatgtgtggaatttaaaagaataaagttttatcCCATTCTGTGTGAATGGTTTGAACAATGAGCAAAGAATCCATGCAAACCAGGTCATGACTGATAGACcccagggtggggatggggctttGCAGGGTTGGGAAATTGTCACATCCGTGTTAAACTTTTTGGACAGTCTGTGATGTCTTGACATTGGTTCATAGATGTGAAACAATTGATGGAGGGATGTGTTGTGATTATTAGGGCAAAAACTGACACAAGCTAAAAAGATAAGTACTGCTATACCAACTACTAGGTTCTTAGGATGCAAATAATGTTTTTGAGCTTTGAAAAGACAGATACTGTGCAAtaagctttttttcttatataagaaAATGAGCAGAGTAATTCCAATGAGGAAAAGGCCAAATAACAGCTGACTTGAGTTTAATTGAAGGACCAGTTCAAGCTTATCTGGTTGATTTAATTTAATCGCTGAATCCATTGATTAATCATTGATCCTTTAATGTGGTTAGAATAAGAGGAAATGAGCATAGACCTTAAATAGACTCTAAATAATGCTTCCAAAGCACTTTTATCTTGATACAGATTCATACTTATGTTCATCTGTGAGAGAACTCAGAATTTTTGTTTACAAGTTGAATGtctaataaatagtttttaaattggCTACATATATTTAAAGGCTTTTCCAACCTTTCTCGTGGGAGGagagaaaaacactttaaaaaattctggtatTACAGGTTTAATACAGTGTTTTTAACATCTCAGCTTAATTGCTTAATTAATTATATGAAGATAGGAGGCTGGACCACTAGCCCATGGCAAATCTCAATCCTACCAGAGACTTGACTGCCACATAGATAATCCTACTGTCAGTTAACATTCCAGAAAAACTTGGGCAGGCAAGTTTTTAGAACTGCCCCCACTATGCTGCAGTAGATTATCTTTCTGTTGGAGATTTTCTACTGCATTTCAATCCCATTATGGTGAAAACATTTCtggattgaaaaaaatatatataagtgcATGCAATTTGATCTGAGTATCAACCCAAGTCTAGGAATTTGCAATGAAAAACATTCTAATGAAAAATGCTCTATTCATAGAACCGAAGGTTTTATCTGGGCCTTCTAGTTTTGCTAATGAGAAAAGAGTAGCTACAATGTTATTTAAATCCATGCTAGGCCAAAGTGCcaaattaaaatcatgtattGAGGTTTTTATTCCAGATCATTTACTCTCCTCCTTCTAATCACACTCTACAATAAAAATTAGGGGGGAGggataatacacacatatatcttgCTTCAGGGGGAAGGAAGGATTGATTAGATCCCTCTCACTTCCTCACCTCTCTGCTAATGTAGCTCAGGACTGAGTCAGAAACTTCATTTGAGTCGGGGTTTTGCAGAACTGAATGGAAGAACACTTCTGGGAAAGAGatcttcagaaattaaaaaaaaaaaaaatcagatgtggTATCTTTATGATAAAACCTGTcacatcaaagaaacaaagcaCCTGGAGTCCACTACATGGAGTAGAATGCTCCAGAGAAGTCTGGCCTCGTTCCCAGACTGCTAAATTACCTGGGAGAGACAACATGCTCAGGTTACTATCTTTTCTTTATCCTGATAAAACAGCCTCCCCTCAGAGACTATGTGTCGTACAGCTGTCCCCTCCAGCACATTCTGAGGACTTCTTCTCCCCCTCAGAGTTGTTGGATTGGCCACGTGCTGATTCAAGAGAGCTGTTAATAGAATAGAGAAGATCCAGTAGATTTTGCCTCCCAGAGCTCAGCACTCTTAAGTTGTGTGTGGATGGTCCATGCCTGTCTCCTTTACACACTTATTTCCCTGAAAAAGTTTCCATCCCTAGAGTGTAATTGTGTAAAAATTTCATGATGAAAGCCCAGAACTTTCCGGCAGTCCAGTCTTTGTTTCCAATGATACTTTGCTATCAATTCAGGATGATAGAGCCTATGTTTGTGCTGTGAGCCACTGTCTCCTGTGTTAagtctttctctgttttgtatACAAGGTCTGATTCTTTGGCCCCAGACCCATCATGAAGAGATTTTGCTATCGACCCACAGGGTTTGGCCTGTAGTACGTAACACACTAAAGTGAGAGCTAATAAAGCAACGATTCGCTCTTTTGTGCCAACCATCAGTATGAAGTGTTAGGTCCCAGTTTTTCAATAAACCAACAGCTTCTGTCTGCTGGTACCCAACACTTAAGTAAAACAAGTGTCAGGGCATTTTTCTGAATGCCAGTTGTGACAGACTCCTGATTATAAACCTCCTCCTGCCATGTGGCGGAATCTATAGCTAAAGAAACCAGTTAAGAACACCTGCGCCGAATATCAAAGAATATTCACAAGCCTGTTGAATTACTCTTCTCATCCTCAGATACTTTGAAAATTCAGGGCTcacagaggaggggaaaaaaatccccagGCTTCCCTTCCTCCAGAATTATACTTAGAAAAAAGCGGAACAGAAGTTGTTCTAACAACAGAAGAGACTATGGGAGCACACTCGTGTGGGTTTGAGAAGGTCTTAAGAAGGGCATTTGGATCTCCTGTTGGGCAGACAAAAATCTTGCAGTCAGGTATACTTCAGTGGAACTGCAAACCCAAACTACACTCTAGTCAACTTTTTCTGAAACAACTGGTTAAATGAAAGAGACTGGTCCCATATGTCAGGGTCAAGCCATAACTGCAACCCATTTAGGCCAGGATTGCGGGGTCCTGACTCACGTTGGTATTTAAACACTGCTACTTTCCCAACGCTTGGCAGCACTTGAGACTTCTCTCAGTGGGCAAGGATCAAAAACTCTCCAGAAGTAGCCTAATAGTGGTCCCCAGGCACATCATTTTCAGACAGATCTGACTGGGCTCGTTCAGGTCGGAGGTTGCTTGCTGCTAACTTGAAAACAAACTGGGAGCTTCAGCCTCTTCCGGGGCCCAGAGCCCATAGTCAAACGTTCACCCATAGAAGCCTCATAGAGCAAATCACAGCAATGTTGGAATTGTTATTTTCAAGTGCTTATTTCACgacattcaaagaaatattttttcttggtatattaaaattaaaaataaaatcgtaacttttgatttaaaaaccaaacaatgtGTCTGGTTTCTTTGATCTCTTGCTCTGGCCAGTTGAGAAGGGGCAGGCATCCTGGAGCACTACGGGCTACTCCAAAGTTTCAGGTCGTTCCACACTTAACACCAATCTGCTCCTGAGATGTAGTGGGTCACTTCAGTTGTCGAGAACACAGAGTCCTTGAACACGGAACAACTTAAGTGCTTTCCAGACTTTATTAGCTCACGGAAGCAGTCCTCCCTCACAGGGCAGACAGTCCAAGTCAgatccctcattttacagacgaggTAAATTTTCCTGGTAGATCGAATGTCACAGAAGTAGAAGGAATGGAAttctaacatctttttttatcttaacCTCAACTTCATTGTTGCCCCTCaaatcttttgaaagaaatagaGTATACATGAATTAAATTCCAGTGCTCAGCATTAAAGTAGGAGGCAATTTGCCATGTCATTGGAAAAAGGGTTTCAGGACAAAATGTATGTGGcagaaaagattttgaaagcaCAGCACCTCTTTCCTAGAAAGGCACATTACCTGCACACCCACGGGCTAATTGACAAGGGTAGTGCCGCACATCTACTCTGATCCCAAAATTTGACCTTCAACTTCTGATGGATGTTCTTGTATGTTTTAGCGTATACTCTCTAGGTTAAACATTTTATAGCATTCCTTGTGGTTTGGGGAGCATCTATACAATGTGTATAACAGCAAGGGTTTTACAGCATCTGAATTTAAAACCAAGAACCTGTCATTTGGGGATATTTTCCGTAGCCAAATTACAATGAACATGCCTCTTTTCGCATCAACTCAGAGTAAATAAAGACGGAACGTTCTATTCCTTTTACAACCAACTTCATGTATGTTCTTAACTCAGGACAAAATGCAGGAGGAGTAACCCCATGCTACACACAAAGTATTTTCATTAACTTcactaaaaagagagaaaagtagaagCAATGGAAGGAGTGTCTCTGGTTTTGATAGCACTCTCAGAAACCCACTACGACTGGCTGCACCATCACGTTTTTTTTCACCAtcacatttctgataaaaatacaGTCTGGTATAATGAGAGCTCCAGAAATTAATAAAGCAAGCTTTAAAACATACAAGCATTTTATATCACTACCTAGCTAGCAAAAAGGCtgcatttaatgtaatttcaAAACCAGGGAATTTACTACACCAGTCATCCTAGAAATGAAAAACCTGATTGGGATCAGAATACCAATATTTCAGCAACATGAGCactcttggcttttttttttttttttctttttcaaaatgaatgagaTTAATTGGAGTCCATGAATGCCCTAAATCAGTGGTCAGGACAGTTAAAATAACTATAAGAGCTCCCCACTGGTCAGTCCATAGCTGATTAATCTCCAGGCCTGGTAGATCTGGGGCAGGATCTCTGTTACTGTCCAGTCCCTCTCCTGAGACTACAGGGAGGCCTGCTGAGAAGCAGTGGCGATCAGGGGCATGGGCacagcagggggatggggtgggccACACTGGCCGCATcccgcacacacgcacacacatatacaggaTCGCTTGTGCTCTCTGCCTCAGTCCATGCTGTCCTGAAACACCATGTCACTCACTCATAAAGGACTCCAGGCAAGAAAAGAAGCTCTGGGTCAGGAAAAGATCAGATCCCACTGATGTAAAGAGACTGTTATCTAAGTCACTATCCCATTT
This genomic window contains:
- the ELOVL6 gene encoding elongation of very long chain fatty acids protein 6 isoform X1; translation: MNMSVLALQEYEFEKQFNENEAIQWMQENWKKSFLFSALYAAFIFGGRHLMNKRAKFELRKPLVLWSLTLAVFSIFGALRTGAYMVYILMTKGLKQSVCDQSFYNGPVSKFWAYAFVLSKAPELGDTIFIILRKQKLIFLHWYHHITVLLYSWYSYKDMVAGGGWFMTMNYGVHAVMYSYYALRAAGFRVSRKFAMFITLSQITQMLMGCVINYLVFYWMQHDQCHSHFQNIFWSSLMYLSYLVLFCHFFFEAYIGKRRKTTKAE